The Natator depressus isolate rNatDep1 chromosome 23, rNatDep2.hap1, whole genome shotgun sequence sequence atctgccccattgactccaatggagctacggcccattgaccccagctgggatctgccccattgaccccaatggagctacggcccattgaccccagctgggatctgccccattgaccccaatggagctacggcccattgaccccagctgggatctgccccattgaccccaatggagctACAGCCCATTGACCCCACctgggatctgccccattgaccccagtggagctacggcccattgaccccaccTGGGAACTGCCCCACTGACcccaatggagctacggcccattgaccccacctgggatctgccccattgactccaatggagctacggcccattgaccccagctgggatctgccccattgaccccaatggagctacagccgagtgaccccagctgggatctgccccattgactccaatggagctacggcccattgaccccagctgggaactgccccattgactccaatggagctacggcccattgaccccagctgggatctgccccattgaccccaatggagctacggcccattgaccccacctgggatctgccccattgactccaaaggagctacggcccattgaccccaccTGGGAACTGCCCCACTGACcccaatggagctacggcccattgaccccagctgggatctgccccattgactccaatggagctacggcccattgaccccacctgggatctgccccattgactccaatggagctacggcccattggCCCCACCTGGGATctgctccattgactccaatggagctacggccccTTGACCCCACctgggatctgccccattgaccccaatggagctacggcccattgaccccagctgggatctgccccattgaccccaatggagctacggccgagtgaccccagctgggatctgccccattgaccccaatggagctacggccaagtgaccccagctgggatctgccccattgaccccaatggagctacagccgagtgaccccagctgggatctgccccactgactccaatggagctacggcccattgaccccagctgggaactgccccattgactccaatggagctacggcccattgaccccagctgggatctgccccattgaccccaatggagctacagccgagtgaccccagctgggatctgccccattgactccaatggagctacggcccattgaccccagctgggatctgccccattgaccccaatggagctacggcccattgaccccacctgggatctgccccattgaccccaatggagctacggcccattgaccccagctgggatctgccccattgactccaaaggagctacggcccattgaccccaccTGGGAACTGCCCCACTGACcccaatggagctacggcccattgaccccagctgggatctgccccattgactccaatggagctacggcccattgaccccacctgggatctgccccattgactccaatggagctacggcccattgaccccagctgggatctgccccattgactccaatggagctacggcccattggccccagctgggatctgccccattgaccccaatggagctacggcccattgaccccagctgggatctggcattttctttgttctcctgctgctctctgctcagGGTCCCTTGGGGTTCCCTGCACGTGAATAAATCTCGTTGTGGGATCCCGGTTTTGCTGATCCTGTTCCGGAATCACTCCTGAGCCGTCCTGTTCCTCGGTGCCTGACTCTccgcccctctcctgccccctcgGAGAGGGATGACGCTGTGGCTGCTGGtagtgggggtgcaggctgggagggggtgacaggggtggcagggagctgggagacaCTGGGTTTGTGAGAAGGTGGATTCGGATCCTCTCTTCTGGGGGCTCAGCTACCCGGCGCCTGACGTgcgaggggctgggagcagagcctggAGCAGTGGGGTTGTGTGTAgttgtgtgttttgtgttgtgCTATGAATGGGCCAGTGGTAGGTGAGTGTTTGAGTGAGGAGGGCATTTGTGGGCCTGGTGCAGGCGGCTGACAACTTTCCGGTGAGGTCATTTTTCTGCCAGAAATCAGACTTTCCTCCACGTTCTGTAATGACAGGACCCTTCATTCCGAGAAGGTTAAAAACGCCTCCTTTCCAGCCCCGCATGGCTTTCATATTGCCATAAAACGGTTCTGGTCACGTTATCCTAGCCCCATAGCTCTTTTACGCTCTATATGATATCCGACAGCCCGTCTTTCCTGTCGGCTGGGAACGATTCGAGTTGGCTCCGTCCCCCTCGATTTCACAGCACACCCGCCGAACGAAGCTTTCCGGCGGTAATCCTGGAAATGCACAGAGCGGCCAAGTGAGAAAACCGCGGCTGGCGAACTCAGATTCGATCGGAAGGTACTTTCTTTGCATCTTTCGACAGGGGAGGTGAACTGTGTGGGCTTTCGGGGCTCCTAAGCCTGTCGTCAGCATCGCTTGTCGTGAAATAGTTCTGTTTCTGGCCCCCCTGCTGAGGTCTAGCTGCCTCTGATAATTCCTGCATTTAAATGGATCGAATTGGAAAGAAAATCCGTAAAACCATGGCTCGATGTTAGCCGTCACAATTGTAGAGAAATAATGGAATTGCGCCCGGCCGTTCAGTTGTGCTTTGAGGTCagcaaaacaaaacctgtttacACAATCGGGGCGAAAAGACACCACATTTCCAGGCCAAGTTTTTCTGAATTTTCCTTCTCCCGGGTGTGGTGTTGGTGCGTTGGATCCCAGGGGTCCGTCACGGTCCCGTGAACCCCACTTCCCAGGGCTCCGTCCCATGTTCTCTGTAATCCCCCCTGCCAGCCGTGGCAGAAAAGGGGAAAGTCACCCTGTGGAGAATGGGACCAGCGCTCAGAGCCCAGGACACCCCCGCAGTAGGCTCTTTGGGGGGTGAGGGACGTGTGATCTCAGCTGTGTGACAAAGGCACCAAGAGCCTGGAATGAggcagagatagaacccaggagtcctggctcccagccccccctgctctaaccaccagaccccactcccctcccagtgccagggagagaacccaggagtcctggctcccagcacacacacaccccccgccacTCCCCTGACACAGCTCCAAACACCTTTTCCAGAACTGAAACCAGAATCCTAGGGTATGACTGTGtgtgagggctgggagccaggactcctgggttctctccccggctctgggaggggagtgggggctggtgagttagagctgggggggtgctgggagccaggacgcctgggttctactGCGTGGTCTTTGACCCTGGCTCCCTGCCTTCTCCCCACAGCCACATGGGTTGTGAGAACGGCAGCGAAATCTCCGAGTTCATCCTGCTGGGCCTGTCGTCCCGCCCGGGCCCTCAGCCCTTCCTcgccctcctcttcctcccgcTCTACGTGGCCGGCGTTCTGGGCAACTCCCTGATGGTGGCTCTCACCATGGCGGACCCCCGCTTCCACAGCCCCATGTACTCCCTCCTCCGTAGCCTGTCGCTGGTGGATGTGGGCCTGCTCTCGGTCACCGTGCCCCAGGCGCCAGCCCACGCCCTCTCCGGCTGCCGGGCTGGGCCCTTCCGCGCCTGCCTGGCCCAGTTCTTCTTCTTCTACCTCTTCGGCATCTCTTGGTGGCCACGGCCCTGGACCTCTACGTGGCCATCGGCGACCCGCCTGCGCTACCCGGCCGTGATGAGCCCCCGGGTCTGCCGGCGCCTGGTGGCCTCCTGCCTCGGCCTGGCCGTCCTCCACACCGCCCTCCACGCCGGGCTGCTGCTGAGACGCAGCCACCGCGGCGGGAACCGGCTGCCCCACGTCTTCCGCCACCACCAGCCCCTGCTGCGCCTCTCCTGCTCCCCGACGCGGGTCAACGAGGCGGCCATCTTCTTCGACTGCGGCCTGGTCATCCTGGGACCCTTCCTCTTCATCACGGCTCCCACCTCACCACAGTGGCTTTGTTCTACGGGGCCATCGTCGGGGTCTACTTCCAGCCCGGGGCCAGCTACTCGGCCCCCCGAGGGGCCGTCTTCTCCGTCACGTCCACCGTCGTCACCCCGGCCGCCAACCCCTTCGTCTACAGCCTCCACAACAAGGACATCCAGGGGCTCTGAGGAGactgatggggagggggggttctccCAGAGGCCATGAGACTTGGGGTCCCAGGGCAGGGAACGGGccggctcaggggggcagggaatggggcacggggcctttcccctctagggggcaccagctcccAACTGCCCAAGGGCGGGGAcgggctggctcagaggggtgCGGAATGGGACATGGGCTTCAGGGGCTgccagctcccatccggccccagggcaggacactggctggctcagtggggcagggaatggggcacagggcctttcccctctagggggcgctggctcctatCCATCCCCAGGGCGGGgctctggctggctcaggggggcggggagcggggcacAGGGCCTTTCCTGTCTGTCCACGATGAAAATACAGACCTTTAAatcctttggcctgacccagaaTACTTCGtccctgtgatgctggcaggccaggtgtGTTTGGCGTTGGGACTTTATGGCACGGCCGCACCCCGTGTGTTCGGCCGCCTGGTGCTACCGGTGCCCCGTGGCACCATGGTGCAGTGCTTGCTCGGTGACTTGCTAAGACTGGGAACCCCCCGGTCGGGGGAGACACCTCACCCAGGGTGAATCACTCGCTCCCCGCAAGCGGGGtcctcccctgcccagcaaaCATCGGGCGCCAGATATCAGTGGATGTGAGCTCCCCTCATAGGCCTGGGGTCCCCAGCCGGTTAGCCCTGCAGAATGCAAATGTGTTATAGCATCTCTGGACTGTCTCCCGTCGGTGCGTCTGTGACGCTGCATGGAATAGGGGTGGCCGTTTGTAATATTATTGAGACCGATATTACAAAATTTCAACGAATCTCACCAGATacgccatgtaaggtatcagtggGAAAGATAGGACTGGCTAATTATGATAATCATGGCTATATGTATGTATCATTATTGCATTATGAGTTATAAATACGTGGGGTATATTTGCATTTccaacttgtgctgtgtttctggagATTGGCACCGGCACGAgccagcctgcttgatggcccatcaaaaGCCATCAGCTGTACGGTGATCCCATTGAGAGAAGCCCGGGTTTAGGCCTTTGAGTCAGCAAGACATGTAGGGCCAGGTCGGTGGACAGAGACCTCTAAGGCTTTTCCACGccctgtgctgggcagcttgtgtttgggacacggGATGTAGACGCCATGTGGCAAAGGATATGAAAAGGCAGTTGTGTCTTCTCCATTTTGtgttcaatcctgcttcttacccaGGGAGTAACTTCTCTacacactgaagctctgaacaaaggactgacaGACCCATCCACATGGTGGATCTGTTCCAGAaggactttacaagccagcaaactcaccaatgctGCTTAGAACCTGAtctatggactttgaagtctttgtatgtatgtgattGTTTTACCATTTAACAGCTCTCTTCtcgctctttctttcttttataataaacctttagttttagacgcTAAAGGATTGGccggcagcatggtattttgggtcaGATCCAACCTAATATTGACCTGGTAacgtggctggccctttggggtcagaagaacgtTTCATTTAGTGAgtagagtttttaaataacttctcactgtactggccccaggtgctgattgggagccagagaactggaaggcaacaaagggggctgtgtgatttcttttttcagcttcttgataaaCCAGCGTAGGGGAgcaggagcacagtttgtgactggttggggagtcTGACTTCAGTATTACCTACCACTCTGGGGAGTGTCTGCTCTCCTTGGCATTTTCAGGGAGGGCTACCCTAGGCACCAACAGCTCATGGCGTGTCTTTCATAGTGTAGATAATGCCCTCGTTTCTTTCTCTGGGTGAATAAATATTTAGTTCATTACAGGATTAGCGGCAAGTGCCATCTTtgccatccaccccctctatctatgcATTCCCATGCcgtatctatctatccccacacacccatcTATCTCTCTGTTTACCCATCCCCATATCCCTATCTATGCAATCGAATCTATCTAACTATCCCCATccacacacccctctctctctctatctatccccatccatccatccatctatctatctatctatccatccccatacaccctgtGACATACCCCCAGGGTACAACCTAGCCTGCGGGACTGCTGAGTCCTCTTAAACTCTCCAGCCTGGCCTGTCTCTCCTAACACCATGCCACTGACCAACTGCaagcccctccaggtgctgtgatcactcaggcATCAACacacagggacacacccagctgagttgtATAAATGTTCtctcagccactcatgaattatacACAGGAAGACCCCAGCCAATTTCCACAGACCCCCAACCTTGCACCCCAGAGATGTCCCCTCTTACAATGCTCAAGACCTTGTCTtgaacagtgcaagctcattaattagtttgcccCCTCATCAAAGGGAAGTGGACGTGCACCCGCCTTTGTAGTCTGACCAGATTCCCCAACCGCTTGCAAGAAACTCACTGGGCAGGACAAACCATTACAATGAGTTTATTAACTGCAGACAGACCGATGGTCAGTGATTATAAGTGGTGGGCACAGAggtcaaagttggttacctaggAAATAAAAATGGACTCACAGGCTAAATGCGAAACTTTATCAGACGAAGCAAGATTGGAATCAGATGGcttttctccccccagcccccctggccAGACGTTCCAGGCAGCTCCCGGTTCTCAATACACAGGCTAGattcccttccagcctgggaccaatctccccagttcaaagtctttgtcctccaggcGATCACCATTTATACTTTCtctccaggtgctggggggtcaGGCCGCCCCCATGGTGTACGTGCCCCCTCTAAGGAGTCTCCAGGAGagtggattcttcttgatgggccCTCAGCGCCTGTCCGGCCAATCGAGAGGTCAATCCGTCTTGCCCGTGTGCTGCTCCTTTCTTGCCACTGAAAGGCCGGCTGTGGGCATTCCCACTTGCCACGTATTTCAGCGACA is a genomic window containing:
- the LOC141976460 gene encoding LOW QUALITY PROTEIN: olfactory receptor 1B1-like (The sequence of the model RefSeq protein was modified relative to this genomic sequence to represent the inferred CDS: inserted 2 bases in 2 codons; deleted 1 base in 1 codon), whose amino-acid sequence is MGCENGSEISEFILLGLSSRPGPQPFLALLFLPLYVAGVLGNSLMVALTMADPRFHSPMYSLLRSLSLVDVGLLSVTVPQAPAHALSGCRAGPFRACLAQFFFFYLFGIXLVATALDLYVAIGDPLRYPAVMSPRVCRRLVASCLGLAVLHTALHAGLLLRRSHRGGNRLPHVFRHHQPLLRLSCSPTRVNEAAIFFDCGLVILGPFLFIXGSHLTTVALFYGAIVGVYFQPGASYSAPRGAVFSVTSTVVTPAANPFVYSLHNKDIQGL